The following are encoded in a window of Amphibacillus xylanus NBRC 15112 genomic DNA:
- a CDS encoding heavy metal translocating P-type ATPase — protein MQLKILSQKNRITWISGVLIVLGFIFRFGFNNLTIFNITFIIASILGAAPIAIQAYQALRVKVVSIDVLVTIAVGGAFLIQNYEESAIVTFLFLFGGFLEQRTLNQTRSAIKELTEIAPESALKLMDDGEFEEVDVDDVDEGDILLVKTGAKVPVDGTVLTGEGYINEASITGESEPVGKEKGANVFAGTILENGTIQIRADRVGEDTTFGKIIELVEEAQDSKSEAERFIDRFSKWYTPAVLVLAFFVWIFSKDVELAITVLVLGCPGALVIGVPVSNVAGIGNGARHGVLLKGSEVIHDFSRVETILFDKTGTLTVGNPEVAEKIYYGTNIDEALGYLASIERESDHPLAKAIIKDIGETNYSPVVDTEVVKGGGIVATVNGHRVAVGNVALMEKENVEFSKQALLDVKQFEKNGNSIVLTAVDNELKILMGIRDQIRPGVKADLRRLKRLGVKNLIVLSGDNQGTVDLVSKELSLTEAHGHMLPENKAAYLKNLQEQGQIVAFVGDGVNDSPSLALADIGIAMGSGTDVAIETSDVVLMNSDMSRLPHALGLTKATANNMLQNIVIAVGVVLVLLASVFFSDWMNMSIGMLVHEASILAVIFNGMRLLGFKLKNRGQSNTEK, from the coding sequence ATGCAACTAAAGATCTTAAGTCAAAAAAATCGCATCACATGGATTAGTGGTGTACTCATCGTTCTAGGTTTCATTTTTCGCTTTGGTTTTAATAATTTAACTATATTTAATATAACATTTATTATCGCCTCAATATTAGGGGCTGCGCCAATCGCAATTCAAGCCTATCAAGCCTTAAGAGTTAAGGTTGTCAGCATCGATGTATTAGTCACGATTGCTGTTGGTGGTGCTTTTTTAATTCAAAATTATGAAGAGTCAGCAATTGTCACTTTCTTATTCTTATTCGGTGGATTTTTAGAACAACGAACACTTAATCAAACAAGGTCTGCAATCAAAGAATTAACTGAGATTGCTCCAGAAAGTGCTTTAAAACTAATGGATGATGGTGAATTTGAAGAAGTTGACGTTGATGATGTTGATGAAGGTGATATTTTACTCGTTAAAACAGGTGCAAAAGTTCCAGTTGATGGCACTGTTTTAACTGGTGAAGGCTATATTAATGAAGCAAGTATCACTGGAGAATCAGAACCAGTTGGTAAGGAAAAAGGAGCCAATGTCTTTGCAGGAACGATATTAGAAAATGGTACAATTCAAATTCGTGCCGATCGTGTTGGTGAAGATACAACATTCGGTAAAATTATTGAATTAGTTGAAGAAGCTCAGGACTCAAAATCAGAAGCAGAACGATTTATTGACCGCTTCTCCAAATGGTACACACCAGCAGTATTAGTATTGGCCTTCTTTGTTTGGATTTTCTCAAAAGATGTTGAGTTAGCAATTACTGTCTTAGTTCTCGGATGCCCAGGTGCATTGGTCATTGGTGTTCCTGTTTCAAACGTCGCCGGCATTGGAAACGGTGCACGTCATGGTGTCCTGCTAAAAGGTAGCGAAGTTATCCATGATTTCAGTCGTGTCGAGACAATTTTATTCGATAAAACAGGAACATTAACAGTTGGTAATCCAGAAGTTGCTGAAAAAATATATTATGGAACTAATATAGATGAAGCACTTGGTTATCTTGCAAGTATTGAACGTGAATCAGACCACCCATTGGCTAAAGCTATCATAAAAGATATTGGTGAAACAAATTACTCTCCAGTTGTAGATACAGAAGTTGTTAAAGGTGGCGGAATCGTTGCAACAGTTAACGGCCACAGAGTTGCGGTGGGCAATGTTGCCTTAATGGAAAAGGAAAATGTTGAATTTAGCAAACAAGCACTGTTAGATGTTAAACAATTTGAGAAAAACGGTAACTCTATCGTTCTAACAGCAGTAGATAACGAGTTGAAGATTTTAATGGGGATTCGGGACCAAATTCGCCCAGGAGTTAAAGCTGACTTAAGAAGATTAAAACGTCTCGGTGTAAAGAACTTAATCGTACTTTCAGGAGACAATCAAGGTACAGTTGATCTAGTCAGTAAAGAGCTTAGCCTAACGGAGGCACATGGCCACATGTTACCAGAAAACAAAGCAGCTTACCTAAAGAACCTTCAAGAACAAGGTCAAATTGTCGCTTTCGTTGGTGATGGTGTCAATGATAGTCCTTCATTAGCACTAGCTGATATCGGAATTGCAATGGGAAGTGGAACAGACGTTGCAATTGAAACATCTGATGTTGTCTTAATGAACTCTGACATGAGTCGACTTCCACATGCTCTAGGCTTAACAAAGGCAACAGCAAATAATATGCTACAAAACATTGTTATCGCAGTTGGAGTAGTGCTCGTACTATTAGCAAGCGTGTTCTTCAGTGACTGGATGAATATGTCGATTGGTATGTTAGTACATGAAGCAAGTATACTAGCAGTTATCTTTAACGGTATGAGACTACTTGGTTTTAAATTAAAAAATCGCGGACAAAGTAACACTGAAAAATAA
- a CDS encoding heavy-metal-associated domain-containing protein, translated as MSKATISLEDLACPSCMQKIEGAVKNVAGVDKDSVKVLFNSSKVKLDFDADVTPIESIEQAIEKMGYSVIKSKVKPS; from the coding sequence ATGTCAAAAGCAACGATTTCTTTAGAAGATTTAGCATGTCCATCATGTATGCAAAAAATTGAAGGTGCTGTAAAAAATGTTGCGGGTGTTGATAAAGATAGCGTAAAAGTTCTATTCAACTCAAGCAAAGTAAAGTTAGATTTTGATGCTGACGTAACACCAATTGAATCAATTGAACAAGCTATTGAAAAAATGGGCTATTCAGTCATTAAATCAAAAGTTAAACCTTCATAA
- a CDS encoding 8-oxo-dGTP diphosphatase has product MTNCLIIKGEEVLLLKKPRRGWYAMPGGKMEAGESVYESVIREVREETGLTIIGPQLSSVATMTKASASAALKEWMMFTFITDRFSGELVDESPEGELEWIPISEIDSIPTAPSDRFIHQALLTKKKRLYASFDLDEDDQLNDYRVNEQ; this is encoded by the coding sequence GTGACTAATTGTTTAATTATCAAAGGTGAGGAAGTTTTACTACTGAAAAAACCTCGACGTGGTTGGTATGCAATGCCAGGAGGAAAGATGGAAGCTGGCGAATCGGTGTATGAATCAGTAATTAGAGAGGTTAGAGAAGAAACTGGTTTAACGATCATAGGTCCTCAATTATCTAGTGTTGCGACAATGACAAAAGCTTCTGCATCAGCCGCGTTAAAAGAGTGGATGATGTTTACATTTATTACTGATCGCTTTTCAGGTGAATTAGTTGATGAGTCTCCTGAGGGTGAACTTGAATGGATCCCAATTTCAGAAATTGATTCTATTCCAACTGCTCCGAGTGATCGCTTTATCCATCAAGCACTTTTAACTAAGAAAAAACGTCTGTATGCAAGTTTTGATCTTGATGAGGATGATCAATTAAATGATTATCGAGTGAATGAACAATAA
- the rapZ gene encoding RNase adapter RapZ, translating into MTSSQETKLVIITGMSGAGKTVAVQSFEDLGYYCVDNLPPALLPKLVELMKDANNTINKVALVMDLRGREFFDSLFDALDHLAESDWLEEHILFLDAQDKMLVSRYKETRRNHPLAPGGLPLEGINLERRMLADLRGRAQFFIDTTNLKPKELREKIIAKYGEEKQKIFSIHFVSFGFKYGMPIDADLVFDVRFLPNPHYVEHLQPLTGLNKDVSDYVLKWTETQKFNEKLSDLLSFMLPQYKKEGKSQLVIAIGCTGGQHRSVTLAEYYSKYFSNQYITHVSHRDIDKRKGR; encoded by the coding sequence ATGACAAGCAGTCAAGAAACGAAGCTCGTCATTATAACAGGGATGTCAGGTGCGGGAAAGACTGTTGCTGTTCAAAGTTTTGAGGATTTAGGTTATTACTGTGTTGACAACTTGCCTCCAGCTCTATTACCGAAACTGGTTGAACTTATGAAGGACGCAAATAATACGATCAATAAAGTAGCACTTGTCATGGATTTACGTGGTAGAGAATTTTTTGATTCATTGTTTGATGCGCTTGATCATTTAGCCGAATCTGATTGGCTAGAAGAACACATATTATTTTTAGATGCCCAAGATAAAATGCTTGTTTCAAGATATAAAGAAACAAGAAGAAATCATCCATTAGCTCCGGGAGGGTTACCTCTTGAAGGAATTAATCTAGAACGAAGAATGCTTGCTGACTTACGTGGTCGTGCACAATTCTTTATTGATACGACAAACTTAAAGCCCAAAGAATTACGTGAAAAGATTATTGCTAAGTACGGCGAAGAGAAACAAAAAATATTTTCAATTCATTTTGTTTCATTTGGATTCAAGTACGGTATGCCGATAGATGCCGATTTAGTTTTTGATGTCCGATTCTTACCGAATCCTCACTATGTTGAACATCTACAGCCGTTGACTGGTTTAAATAAAGATGTGAGTGATTATGTATTGAAGTGGACTGAGACACAGAAATTTAACGAAAAATTATCGGATTTATTAAGTTTTATGTTGCCACAATATAAAAAAGAAGGAAAGTCTCAACTTGTTATCGCGATTGGCTGTACGGGGGGACAACATCGTTCTGTAACACTTGCTGAATACTATTCGAAGTATTTTTCAAATCAGTATATTACTCATGTTTCACATCGAGATATTGATAAAAGAAAGGGCCGTTAA
- a CDS encoding gluconeogenesis factor YvcK family protein, with protein sequence MKSKNKKVTVIGGGTGMPVLLRGLKHYPIHLAAIVTVADDGGSSGRLRTEMSMPAPGDIRNVIAALSEVEPMMEKLFQHRFTNGEGLMGHSMGNLFLAAMTAVTGDFYTGIKEIARVFNVKGRIYPIANQNVVLNAEMLDGEIVTGESKIPLANKKIKRVFVEPETIVPLPEAITAIKESDLVVISPGSLYTSTLPNLVVPQIASALREAKGKVVYVCNVMTQVGETAGYTAADHAQAIIDHVGEGCLDKIIVHNKQITESVREKYAEENAEPVEYDLDRLASLGLEIIEADIIDENQKYLRHDNKKVAEILCSLIGIDPKN encoded by the coding sequence ATGAAATCCAAAAACAAAAAAGTCACCGTTATAGGTGGTGGGACAGGGATGCCTGTCCTTTTACGTGGACTAAAGCATTACCCAATTCACTTAGCAGCAATTGTGACTGTCGCCGATGATGGCGGTAGTTCAGGTCGGCTAAGAACAGAAATGTCAATGCCAGCACCTGGCGATATTCGAAATGTAATTGCTGCATTATCAGAAGTTGAACCGATGATGGAAAAGTTATTTCAACATCGATTCACTAATGGAGAAGGACTTATGGGTCATTCAATGGGGAATTTATTCTTAGCTGCGATGACTGCCGTAACAGGTGATTTTTACACTGGAATTAAGGAAATTGCCCGAGTTTTTAATGTTAAAGGTAGAATCTACCCAATTGCAAATCAAAATGTTGTACTAAATGCAGAAATGCTCGATGGTGAAATTGTTACAGGTGAATCTAAAATTCCATTAGCAAATAAAAAAATCAAACGAGTTTTCGTTGAACCTGAAACTATTGTCCCTTTACCAGAAGCGATTACAGCTATTAAAGAGTCGGATCTTGTCGTCATTTCTCCAGGAAGTTTATATACAAGTACATTACCCAATCTAGTCGTTCCTCAAATTGCTAGTGCTTTAAGAGAAGCAAAAGGTAAGGTTGTTTATGTTTGTAATGTGATGACCCAAGTAGGCGAAACTGCTGGTTATACAGCTGCTGATCATGCGCAAGCAATTATTGATCATGTTGGTGAAGGCTGTCTTGATAAGATCATCGTTCATAATAAACAAATTACTGAATCCGTAAGAGAAAAATATGCTGAAGAAAATGCAGAACCAGTAGAATATGATTTAGATCGATTGGCTTCACTTGGATTAGAAATTATTGAAGCAGATATTATTGATGAAAACCAAAAATATTTACGCCATGATAATAAAAAGGTGGCGGAAATACTTTGTTCTTTAATTGGTATCGATCCTAAAAATTAG
- the whiA gene encoding DNA-binding protein WhiA, whose protein sequence is MSFASEIKKEMTQIENDDCCKEAELAALIRMNGAISIARESYVLDIQTENAAIARRIYTLIKSTYPYPIKLLVRKKMKLKKNNVYIARIEEGAKDILQSLHILAEPFSLIRTISDKYLAKDCCRRAYLRGAFLAGGSVNNPETSSYHLEIANAYEEHNQSLCELMNRFDLRAKILERRNGYITYIKESEKITEFLNLTGAHQALFKFEDVRIMRDMRNSVNRLVNCETANLNKTIGAAFRQVENIKLIDQVVGLETLPVKLQEIAKLRVEHQDASLKELGEMVTGAKISKSGVNHRLKRIDQIADQIRQEQGLKKPY, encoded by the coding sequence ATGTCGTTTGCATCAGAGATTAAAAAGGAAATGACTCAAATAGAAAATGATGATTGTTGTAAGGAAGCAGAATTAGCAGCATTGATCCGGATGAATGGGGCGATTTCAATTGCTCGTGAATCTTATGTGTTAGATATTCAAACAGAGAATGCTGCTATTGCAAGACGTATTTATACATTAATTAAATCAACATATCCATATCCAATAAAATTACTCGTCCGTAAAAAGATGAAGTTAAAGAAAAATAATGTCTATATTGCCCGAATTGAAGAAGGGGCAAAGGATATCCTTCAAAGCTTACATATTCTAGCTGAACCCTTCTCATTGATCCGAACTATATCTGATAAATACTTAGCAAAAGATTGTTGTAGACGAGCATATTTGCGAGGGGCTTTTTTAGCTGGTGGGTCAGTTAATAACCCTGAAACGTCATCATATCATTTGGAAATTGCTAATGCTTATGAAGAACATAATCAGTCACTTTGTGAGTTAATGAATCGTTTTGATTTACGAGCGAAAATTCTCGAACGACGTAACGGATACATTACGTATATTAAAGAGTCAGAGAAAATAACAGAGTTTCTCAACTTAACAGGTGCACACCAAGCTTTATTTAAATTTGAGGACGTCCGGATTATGCGGGACATGCGTAACTCAGTTAATCGGTTAGTAAACTGTGAAACTGCCAACTTAAATAAAACTATTGGTGCAGCCTTTAGACAGGTTGAAAACATTAAATTAATTGATCAAGTTGTTGGCCTAGAAACTTTGCCCGTTAAGCTACAAGAAATTGCTAAGCTTAGGGTTGAACACCAAGATGCATCATTAAAGGAACTTGGGGAAATGGTTACTGGTGCTAAGATTAGTAAATCAGGAGTTAATCATCGCTTAAAGCGAATTGATCAAATCGCTGATCAAATTAGACAGGAACAAGGACTAAAAAAGCCATATTAA
- a CDS encoding HPr family phosphocarrier protein, whose translation MVEKSVVVAVEPGLQADKAAKFVREANRFAAEIYLEKKGRRINAKSIMGVLSLAIASGDTITLFSDGSDGEEAIDALVACVTETN comes from the coding sequence ATGGTTGAGAAGTCAGTAGTTGTTGCGGTTGAGCCGGGATTACAAGCAGATAAGGCCGCGAAATTTGTACGTGAAGCAAATCGATTTGCAGCAGAAATTTATTTAGAGAAAAAAGGCCGTCGCATTAATGCGAAAAGTATAATGGGCGTGCTAAGTCTAGCCATTGCAAGCGGAGATACGATTACGCTATTTAGTGATGGCTCTGACGGAGAAGAGGCAATTGACGCATTAGTTGCATGCGTAACGGAAACAAATTAA
- a CDS encoding quaternary amine ABC transporter ATP-binding protein, whose product MPIIEIKNLSKIFGKNIKQSIELLDQGKKKEDVLKETGDTVGVNRANFTVNQGEIFVIMGLSGSGKSTLIRLINRLIEPTEGSVKVNGEDLATMNKEDLRRVRRQKLSMVFQKFGLFPFRTILENAVYGLEVQGMPKKERLEKAKHALELVGLGNYIDQYPDQLSGGMQQRVGLARALANDPEVLLMDEAFSALDPLIRKDMQDELIELQQKMKKTIIFITHDLDEALRLGDRIALMRDGSIVQIGTPEEILVNPANDYVERFVQDVDRSKVLVAENIMRRPETINIDKHGPRVALERMREEGLSGIYIVDSNRNLQGYLTAEAASQAIKDNIRDLSEVINPSVPTVNRDKPMQEIFDLIHDSPIPIAVIDNGKLVGIIIRGSVIAALASEGGVVNHV is encoded by the coding sequence TTGCCAATCATAGAGATAAAAAACCTATCTAAAATATTTGGAAAAAATATTAAGCAGTCAATAGAGCTATTAGATCAGGGAAAAAAGAAAGAAGACGTATTAAAAGAAACAGGTGACACAGTAGGCGTAAATCGTGCAAATTTTACAGTTAACCAAGGTGAGATATTTGTCATCATGGGCTTATCTGGTAGTGGAAAATCAACACTTATTCGTTTGATTAATCGATTAATCGAACCGACAGAGGGAAGTGTGAAGGTTAACGGTGAAGATTTAGCAACGATGAACAAAGAAGACTTACGCCGTGTGCGACGTCAAAAGTTAAGTATGGTTTTTCAAAAGTTTGGTTTATTTCCGTTTCGGACTATTTTAGAAAATGCGGTATACGGTTTAGAAGTGCAAGGAATGCCCAAGAAAGAGCGTTTGGAAAAAGCAAAACACGCACTTGAATTAGTTGGATTAGGTAATTACATTGATCAGTATCCAGATCAATTGTCAGGTGGTATGCAACAGCGTGTCGGCTTGGCGCGTGCATTAGCTAATGATCCAGAAGTATTATTAATGGATGAGGCGTTTTCTGCATTAGATCCGCTGATCAGAAAAGATATGCAAGATGAGTTAATTGAATTACAGCAAAAAATGAAAAAAACGATTATATTTATTACTCACGATTTAGATGAGGCGTTGAGACTAGGTGACCGAATTGCATTAATGCGAGATGGATCAATTGTTCAAATCGGGACGCCTGAAGAAATTCTTGTTAATCCAGCAAATGATTATGTTGAGCGATTTGTCCAAGATGTTGATCGTTCAAAAGTATTGGTTGCTGAAAACATCATGAGACGACCTGAAACTATTAATATTGATAAACACGGTCCTCGTGTTGCACTAGAACGGATGAGAGAAGAAGGGTTATCAGGGATATATATCGTAGATAGTAATCGTAATTTACAAGGCTATTTAACTGCTGAGGCTGCTTCACAAGCGATTAAGGATAATATCCGAGATTTATCTGAAGTGATAAATCCAAGTGTACCAACAGTTAATCGTGATAAGCCAATGCAAGAGATATTTGATCTTATTCATGACTCACCCATTCCAATTGCTGTTATCGATAATGGGAAATTGGTTGGTATTATCATTAGAGGTTCTGTGATAGCGGCTTTAGCAAGTGAAGGAGGGGTCGTGAATCATGTTTGA
- a CDS encoding ABC transporter permease, producing MFDFIPKLPVAEWVDKIVEWITSTFAFIFNPIREDFGDFMSWIADFLDNIPVAIVILVVVVGAFFITGRKFGLAIFSLIGLLFVYNQGLWTEFMSTFTLVLIASLLSIIIGVPIGILMSKSRTVEAIMLPTLDFMQTMPAFVYLIPAVVFFSIGMVPGVFASLIFATPPTVRFTNLAIRQVSTELIEAAEAFGSTGFQRLFKVELPMAKTTIMAGINQTVMLSLSMVVIASMIGAPGLGRPVISALQRAQAGPGFVAGVSIVILAIIMDRFTQSFYKK from the coding sequence ATGTTTGATTTTATACCAAAGTTACCAGTAGCAGAGTGGGTCGATAAAATTGTTGAGTGGATTACGAGCACATTCGCATTTATTTTCAATCCGATTAGAGAAGATTTCGGAGATTTTATGTCATGGATTGCAGATTTTCTTGATAATATTCCGGTCGCAATTGTCATACTCGTTGTTGTCGTTGGAGCATTTTTCATTACCGGACGGAAATTTGGTTTAGCAATATTTTCGTTAATTGGTTTATTGTTTGTTTATAATCAAGGATTATGGACTGAATTTATGTCGACATTCACACTTGTTCTGATAGCGAGTCTGCTGTCGATTATCATCGGTGTGCCAATCGGTATCTTAATGTCGAAAAGTCGTACAGTTGAAGCAATTATGTTGCCTACATTAGACTTTATGCAAACAATGCCGGCTTTCGTTTATTTAATTCCAGCAGTTGTATTCTTTAGTATCGGTATGGTACCAGGAGTGTTTGCATCATTAATCTTTGCAACACCACCGACTGTAAGATTTACCAATTTAGCTATTCGCCAAGTTTCAACAGAATTAATTGAAGCGGCTGAAGCATTTGGTAGTACTGGTTTTCAACGTTTATTTAAAGTTGAATTACCAATGGCTAAGACAACAATTATGGCAGGAATTAACCAAACGGTTATGTTGTCACTATCTATGGTTGTCATTGCTTCAATGATTGGAGCACCAGGATTAGGTCGACCAGTTATATCAGCACTTCAACGTGCACAAGCAGGTCCAGGGTTTGTTGCTGGTGTATCAATTGTAATTTTAGCGATTATAATGGACCGCTTCACACAAAGTTTTTATAAGAAATAA
- a CDS encoding glycine betaine ABC transporter substrate-binding protein — protein sequence MFKFTWKKTSLALVLVLSLFLAACGSNGDNDANDTATGDQAANGNLGETELELVYVEWDTEVASTHVIAHVLEEQGYDVEKTPIDNAIMWEAVATGDADGMVAAWLPATHGALYEQYHDKMEHLGANLEGAKIGLVLPAYMEDVNSITDLNDFTDEFGGSITAIEPGAGVVQAAEQALEDYNLEGWTVDTSSSGAMATALRQAYNNEEPIVVTGWSPHWKFAEFDLKYLEDEKNTFGDAETIDTMVRFGLKEDSPLAYEILDNFNWSSEDMETVMLEISQGSSPEDAASAWVEANRDKVNEWIPAE from the coding sequence ATGTTTAAATTTACATGGAAAAAAACAAGTTTAGCTTTAGTTCTAGTATTATCACTATTTTTAGCTGCATGTGGTAGTAATGGGGATAACGATGCGAATGATACAGCAACAGGTGATCAAGCAGCAAATGGTAATCTTGGAGAAACAGAATTAGAATTAGTTTATGTTGAATGGGATACAGAGGTTGCATCAACACATGTTATTGCACACGTTCTAGAAGAACAAGGTTACGATGTTGAGAAAACACCAATTGATAATGCAATTATGTGGGAAGCTGTTGCAACTGGTGATGCAGATGGTATGGTAGCAGCATGGTTACCAGCAACACATGGTGCACTTTATGAACAGTACCATGATAAAATGGAACACTTAGGTGCTAATTTAGAAGGTGCAAAAATTGGTCTTGTCTTACCTGCATATATGGAAGATGTGAATTCAATTACTGATTTAAATGATTTTACTGATGAGTTTGGCGGTTCAATTACAGCGATTGAACCAGGCGCTGGTGTAGTTCAAGCAGCTGAGCAAGCACTTGAAGATTATAACTTAGAAGGCTGGACTGTTGATACATCATCAAGTGGTGCAATGGCAACAGCATTAAGACAAGCATATAATAATGAAGAGCCAATTGTTGTGACAGGTTGGTCACCACACTGGAAATTTGCCGAGTTTGATCTAAAATATTTAGAAGATGAAAAAAATACATTCGGTGATGCTGAAACAATCGATACAATGGTACGCTTTGGACTTAAAGAGGATAGTCCTTTAGCTTATGAAATTTTAGATAATTTCAATTGGAGCTCTGAAGATATGGAAACAGTAATGTTAGAAATTTCTCAAGGTTCATCTCCAGAAGATGCTGCTTCAGCTTGGGTTGAAGCAAACCGTGACAAAGTAAACGAATGGATTCCAGCTGAATAA